Proteins encoded together in one Triticum dicoccoides isolate Atlit2015 ecotype Zavitan chromosome 7B, WEW_v2.0, whole genome shotgun sequence window:
- the LOC119341967 gene encoding uncharacterized protein LOC119341967 isoform X3 yields the protein MCGGGVRQPHADFGERHNHQATADAKVNAVDYSRSRAPTAYAEGVHQQPAQCPDSPRSTTGDTVGCLQAPSPPTPSRLFFSLPEEGLWFSTSLLLILKFR from the exons ATGTGCGGCGGCGGGGTCAGGCAACCACACGCAGATTTTGGGGAGCGGCACAACCATCAAGCAACGGCTGATGCCAAG GTGAATGCAGTGGACTATTCAAGATCGAGGGCACCAACGGCATATGCTGAGGGCGTCCATCAACAACCCGCCCAATGTCCGGATTCACCGAGGAGTACAACCGGAGACACTGTCGGCTGCCTGCAG GCGCCAAGCCCCCCGACACCGAGCCGTCTGTTCTTCTCTCTGCCCGAAGAAGGATTATGGTTCTCCACCTCTCTGCTACTCATATTAAAATTCCG GTAA
- the LOC119341967 gene encoding uncharacterized protein LOC119341967 isoform X1 produces the protein MCGGGVRQPHADFGERHNHQATADAKVNAVDYSRSRAPTAYAEGVHQQPAQCPDSPRSTTGDTVGCLQQAPSPPTPSRLFFSLPEEGLWFSTSLLLILKFRLLACLPRVHDITCNLGCWQVNLGLATYSVLVWQAHGKVKHHHVV, from the exons ATGTGCGGCGGCGGGGTCAGGCAACCACACGCAGATTTTGGGGAGCGGCACAACCATCAAGCAACGGCTGATGCCAAG GTGAATGCAGTGGACTATTCAAGATCGAGGGCACCAACGGCATATGCTGAGGGCGTCCATCAACAACCCGCCCAATGTCCGGATTCACCGAGGAGTACAACCGGAGACACTGTCGGCTGCCTGCAG CAGGCGCCAAGCCCCCCGACACCGAGCCGTCTGTTCTTCTCTCTGCCCGAAGAAGGATTATGGTTCTCCACCTCTCTGCTACTCATATTAAAATTCCG GTTGCTGGCGTGTCTCCCACGAGTCCACGACATAACGTGTAATCTAGGTTGTTGGCAAGTTAACTTAGGATTGGCAACCTATAGTGTATTAGTGTGGCAAGCGCATGGGAAG GTAAAACACCATCATGTTGTTTGA
- the LOC119341967 gene encoding uncharacterized protein LOC119341967 isoform X2, which translates to MCGGGVRQPHADFGERHNHQATADAKVNAVDYSRSRAPTAYAEGVHQQPAQCPDSPRSTTGDTVGCLQQAPSPPTPSRLFFSLPEEGLWFSTSLLLILKFR; encoded by the exons ATGTGCGGCGGCGGGGTCAGGCAACCACACGCAGATTTTGGGGAGCGGCACAACCATCAAGCAACGGCTGATGCCAAG GTGAATGCAGTGGACTATTCAAGATCGAGGGCACCAACGGCATATGCTGAGGGCGTCCATCAACAACCCGCCCAATGTCCGGATTCACCGAGGAGTACAACCGGAGACACTGTCGGCTGCCTGCAG CAGGCGCCAAGCCCCCCGACACCGAGCCGTCTGTTCTTCTCTCTGCCCGAAGAAGGATTATGGTTCTCCACCTCTCTGCTACTCATATTAAAATTCCG GTAA